One window of the Eucalyptus grandis isolate ANBG69807.140 chromosome 6, ASM1654582v1, whole genome shotgun sequence genome contains the following:
- the LOC104449121 gene encoding probable L-type lectin-domain containing receptor kinase S.7: MAPGILHLLALSFTLSALLSCAHLASSANTSFHFPSFASPSLQNLTLLGDSYLRSGVVGLTRDADVPSSCSGSVIYGRPIEFFDQESNTTASFSTSFAFLIDNVNPASFGDGLTFFLSPGNETLGSPGGYLGLVNSSQLTKNAFVAVEFDTRVDSHFDDPSENHVGLDIDSLVSVKTEDPMVQGIDLKSGKLITAWIDYKNDQKKLMVFLSYDSFKPQDPLLTVDIDLSEYLKEMRYAGFSASTEGSTELHLIQSWSFQTFGFLPARPNSHPHNVSDSSVTNKPPISVPESESKHHKRLGLGLGIAGPAFFCVALAVFGYITVKKWRDVKTEKSFKAEVFAGPREFGYKELKTATKGFHASRILGHGAFGTVYKAFFISSGTIAAVKRSKHSHEGKTEFLAELSIIARLRHKNLVQLQGWCVEKGELLLVYDFMPNGSLDKLLYQEVEQGSLLKWPHRLNIVVGLASVLTYLHQECEQQVIHRDIKTSNIMLDGNFNARLGDFGLARLMDHDKSPVSTLTAGTMGYLAPEYLQYGKATEKTDVFSYGVVILEVACGRRPIEKDPADQKMVNLVDWVWGLHSQGKIIEAADKRLSGTFKEEEMRKLLLLGLSCANPDSAERPSMRRVLQILISEAEPVLVPRMKPSLSFSGSLPLSLEDLVSDSEDIKLSYSALSQIRVD, encoded by the coding sequence ATGGCTCCAGGAATTCTCCACCTTCTCGCCCTCTCCTTCACCCTCTCCGCCTTGCTCTCTTGTGCCCACCTTGCGTCCTCCGCAAACACGAGCTTCCACTTCCCCTCCTTCGCCTCCCCGTCCCTCCAGAACCTCACCCTCCTCGGCGACTCCTACCTCCGGAGCGGCGTGGTGGGCCTCACCCGCGACGCCGACGTGCCCTCCTCCTGCTCCGGCTCCGTGATCTACGGCCGCCCCATCGAGTTCTTCGACCAAGAATCCAACACCACCGCGTCTTTCTCGACCAGCTTCGCCTTCTTGATCGACAACGTCAACCCGGCCTCGTTCGGGGACGGCCTGACGTTCTTCCTCTCGCCCGGGAACGAGACCTTGGGCAGCCCCGGCGGGTACTTGGGCCTCGTGAACTCTTCGCAGTTGACCAAGAACGCGTTCGTCGCCGTCGAGTTCGACACGAGGGTCGACTCGCACTTCGACGACCCGAGCGAGAACCACGTCGGGTTGGACATCGATAGCTTGGTTTCTGTCAAGACCGAGGACCCGATGGTGCAGGGGATTGATCTCAAAAGTGGGAAGCTGATAACTGCCTGGATTGATTACAAGAATGACCAGAAGAAGCTGATGGTTTTCTTGAGTTACGACAGCTTCAAGCCGCAAGATCCTCTGTTGACGGTGGATATCGATCTCTCTGAGTATCTTAAAGAAATGCGATACGCGGGCTTCTCTGCGTCGACGGAGGGAAGCACCGAGCTCCATTTGATTCAGAGCTGGAGCTTCCAGACGTTTGGCTTCTTGCCTGCGAGGCCGAATTCACATCCTCATAATGTATCGGATAGCTCCGTGACGAATAAGCCGCCGATTTCTGTGCCTGAATCAGAAAGTAAGCATCATAAGAGGCTCGGGTTAGGCCTTGGGATTGCCGGCCCGGCCTTCTTCTGCGTGGCGCTTGCGGTGTTTGGCTATATTACTGTAAAGAAATGGAGGGACGTTAAGACAGAGAAGAGTTTCAAAGCTGAGGTTTTTGCTGGTCCTAGAGAGTTCGGTTATAAGGAACTGAAGACGGCTACCAAAGGGTTTCATGCCAGCAGGATCCTAGGCCACGGAGCTTTCGGAACCGTGTATAAGGCCTTCTTTATTTCGTCCGGTACCATTGCTGCTGTGAAGAGATCAAAGCATTCCCACGAGGGAAAAACCGAATTTTTAGCCGAGTTGTCGATCATTGCTCGGCTGAGGCACAAGAATTTGGTGCAGCTCCAAGGTTGGTGTGTCGAAAAGGGTGAATTGCTGCTAGTTTACGATTTCATGCCCAATGGGAGCCTTGACAAGCTGCTATACCAGGAAGTTGAACAAGGGTCCTTGTTAAAATGGCCCCATAGGCTCAACATTGTAGTTGGATTGGCTTCTGTTCTTACTTATCTCCATCAGGAATGTGAGCAGCAAGTGATTCATAGGGACATCAAGACCAGCAACATAATGCTCGATGGGAATTTCAACGCAAGGCTCGGCGATTTCGGGCTGGCAAGGCTGATGGATCACGATAAGAGCCCTGTTTCCACTTTGACAGCGGGAACAATGGGTTACTTAGCGCCCGAGTATCTTCAGTATGGAAAAGCAACTGAGAAAACAGATGTCTTCAGCTATGGAGTGGTCATACTTGAAGTGGCTTGCGGGAGGAGGCCGATAGAGAAAGACCCAGCTGATCAGAAAATGGTGAATTTGGTGGATTGGGTCTGGGGACTGCACTCTCAAGGGAAGATCATTGAAGCAGCTGACAAAAGGTTGAGTGGGACCTTTAAGGAGGAAGAAATGAGGAAGCTGCTGCTCCTAGGGTTGAGCTGCGCAAACCCCGACAGTGCCGAGAGGCCTTCCATGAGGAGGGTCCTTCAGATCCTCATCAGTGAGGCGGAACCGGTTCTCGTGCCGAGGATGAAACCAAGCCTCTCCTTCTCCGGCAGCTTACCGCTAAGCCTTGAGGACCTCGTCTCGGACAGCGAGGATATCAAGTTGTCCTACTCCGCATTGTCCCAAATTAGAGTCGATTGA
- the LOC104449122 gene encoding uncharacterized protein LOC104449122, whose product MERLFAQIFERKNWIVGQVEHQTRLFDQHLASTLLIDGLAPPPWLLPSPHPSSLPAEFQREELITELLQPQPQFSVPCSIGHRPIYDKPTLTADTRGFPADLCADFCTLQEVGEASSKSSSLHEIPKDDTTFVLNGVSEADPNIKSPQHQMDVIISEDYCDLDQSLARVQRSKARQKALELRNSAKASGSRLSKKDPIVDPSRSAASRVAPPLSENVFSAELVKPSHTSSHIHSTEETQMVNFKSKEKGSKTSSSGAMRSLISGSRSNGLLEMDAPCSVDLEVQRQSEGDRGDSLGKEKEKESNSQCRGITRPHKSIENCQMNEALKSNSPFPVGKNSGMDKLMQPMSQADNSMELNGSGTMPGLEIRDCQINGHQTTVGSSEITQLRCSSHQPNCEELPGLEISSDPGDVKRAGSSGKPAQSPQDDDGGNGIALVNENFLVSGCSVNQLGYTHSDQHIIGSTDNLPKAHGTTSKVLSNLSDNIDPERCTRNAAQSSAVFEKRPEGSSFGIPSNNDPADLENVPEALASSLCFDSNILLEPKQLDFDDLGENRSCLNNVPGAVLEESVEDTGLCKGLVTSCKQEKSSEELGSAGHLSGNPVDKIGQTSTSLRQDDETVVRETCGDDKDVIPNFLLQGKISKSRMSFIDHSIDLSAACKSFPCVLNDGQYSSLSSLKSNRVMNTSYGKDTREFDAAESTEVDLAHHKVDPDSCGGQVMPTELISSVTTGTPHFVPLLENVACFKSSNHQSVKSLLVQFKGNGFANSSPQFHKSTELSPASLSLQKDPLHSTYGNCGKRKAIEAEDDEKTHISSKKRSEVDSSLNNLMQHNAKHGVTEAFETLQMQQIPEGITLEGQHENTGSHLVCENQGQPHSNISGLSDIAFVARIEGTINEEGQCQTKDIFNQMDEEHLASSERPEQNREAHDHRKYEFPHHSPGYESMEQVGKDQIMPVFEGFIMPTDDEKPISDDGFSFEKLDVQDGITEHASAQQLLSKSASVHTPLSHFSTAYKLRKAPNLYKSVPNGLLEYMDVGSAFYMNECNGVNSFSHTEVEQAPYGRSHSDCLPLSYAESAGCQQKTYTSPVGKLWDIIASKSGSSKEKRSLNPELPCISEENENVDEAADTSKEGIDLDVRTSAANRKPLADITEDPNCPASVSDTENEMTRCSIDSIRTEISFAGTHRKAKQKPGKQESCKRHRAKDSTTMPKGLSGVKRAVEVPNNRFSKPKSSLRKGRPGISEMDSKCDNNIVSHMTSFLPLVQQKQTVAPFTGKRDVKVRALGAAEAAKRQAEKKEIERKLKKEALKLERARLEKENMRQLELQRKRKEEEQKKKLADIALKKRQREEEERKEKERKRKRVEGARRNQENQEDMPTKKEQQGQKYHAAERGESGNKLRKNETLGTEKRGAFPEKIMESEAEPDQGLGSKPCTTERICADGTNKAISILQKATDIEDSVSNGNQEQSYEISPYKCSDDEDEDEDEDDTPNDKFVPSWASKSRMAQALSLQQIVDPDVIFPPDSFCSISEVVMPREVSAKLGSMRLAR is encoded by the exons ATGGAGAGGCTGTTCGCACAGATCTTCGAGCGGAAGAACTGGATCGTCGGCCAGGTCGAGCACCAGACCCGCCTCTTCGACCAAcacctcgcctccaccctcctcATCGACGGCCTCGCCCCTCCTCCCTGGCTCCTCCCCTCGCCGCACCCGTCCTCGCTACCCGCAG AATTTCAGAGAGAAGAGCTCATTACAGAACTTTTGCAACCACAACCACAATTTTCAGTTCCTTGTTCCATTGGTCACCGTCCCATTTATGATAAACCCACGCTTACAGCTGACACAAGAGGGTTTCCAGCTGATTTATGCGCAGATTTTTGCACTTTGCAAGAAGTAGGTGAAGCAAGCAGTAAGTCGTCTTCGTTGCATGAAATTCCTAAAGATGACACTACTTTTGTCCTAAATGGTGTTTCTGAGGCGGATCCTAACATTAAGTCCCCTcaacatcaaatggatgtgataATCTCAGAAGATTATTGTGATCTAGATCAGTCACTGGCAAGGGTCCAGAGATCCAAGGCGAGGCAAAAGGCTCTTGAGCTCCGGAACAGTGCAAAGGCATCTGGAAGTCGTTTGTCTAAAAAAGATCCTATCGTTGACCCTAGCAGATCTGCTGCCTCTAGGGTTGCTCCTCCACTGTCTGAGAATGTATTTTCGGCAGAGCTGGTCAAGCCTTCTCACACCAGTTCTCATATCCATTCAACAGAAGAAACACAGATGGTCAACTTCAAGAGCAAGGAAAAGGGCAGCAAAACCAGCAGCAGTGGAGCCATGAGATCCTTGATATCGGGAAGCCGTTCAAATGGATTATTGGAAATGGATGCTCCTTGCAGTGTCGATCTTGAAGTTCAAAGGCAGAGTGAAGGGGATAGAGGAGATTCtttgggaaaggaaaaggaaaaggaaagcaacAGTCAGTGTAGGGGAATAACAAGACCTCATAAGTCAATTGAAAATTGTCAAATGAATGAGGCTTTGAAGTCCAATAGTCCCTTCCCTGTTGGAAAGAACAGTGGCATGGATAAGTTAATGCAACCAATGAGCCAGGCTGACAACTCTATGGAGTTGAATGGAAGTGGCACCATGCCTGGACTGGAAATCAGAGATTGCCAAATCAATGGACATCAAACTACTGTTGGTTCCAGTGAAATCACACAGTTGAGATGTTCTTCCCATCAACCTAATTGTGAGGAACTTCCAGGATTGGAGATATCTTCTGATCCAGGTGATGTGAAGAGGGCTGGCTCTTCAGGAAAACCAGCCCAATCTCCTcaagatgatgatggtggtaATGGCATTGCATTAGTAAATGAAAACTTCTTGGTTTCAGGTTGTTCTGTCAACCAGTTGGGTTATACTCATTCTGACCAGCATATCATAGGCAGTACCGATAACCTGCCAAAAGCACATGGTACTacatcaaaagtgctttccAACTTGAGCGATAATATTGATCCAGAAAGATGTACTAGAAATGCTGCTCAATCTTCAGCTGTGTTTGAAAAGCGACCTGAAGGATCTTCTTTTGGCATTCCATCTAACAATGATCCTGCTGATTTGGAAAACGTGCCAGAAGCATTAGCCTCAAGCCTTTGCTTTGATTCTAACATTCTTTTAGAGCCCAAGCAACTTGACTTTGATGATCTCGGGGAGAACAGGAGCTGCCTGAATAATGTTCCTGGAGCTGTGTTAGAAGAAAGTGTCGAGGACACAGGGCTATGTAAAGGGCTGGTCACCTCGTGCAAGCAGGAAAAGAGCTCTGAAGAACTTGGATCTGCTGGACATTTATCGGGAAACCCCGTTGACAAGATAGGTCAGACAAGCACATCCCTTAGACAGGATGATGAGACAGTGGTGAGGGAAACATGTGGAGATGACAAAGATGTCATTCCTAATTTTCTCCTACAAGGGAAGATATCCAAAAGCAGGATGTCTTTCATTGATCATTCAATTGATTTGTCTGCTGCCTGTAAAAGTTTTCCATGTGTATTAAATGATGGACAGTATTCTTCATTATCCAGTCTGAAATCAAACAGGGTAATGAATACTTCCTATGGAAAGGATACTAGAGAGTTTGATGCAGCAGAATCAACTGAAGTGGACCTTGCTCATCATAAAGTAGACCCCGATTCTTGTGGTGGTCAAGTAATGCCAACGGAACTAATTAGTTCCGTGACTACTGGCACTCCTCATTTTGTTCCACTTTTGGAGAATGTAGCTTGTTTCAAATCTTCCAACCATCAAAGTGTGAAGAGCTTACTGGTACAGTTCAAAGGCAATGGCTTTGCAAATTCATCACCTCAGTTTCATAAATCAACTGAGCTTTCACCTGCTTCATTGAGCTTGCAGAAGGATCCATTGCACAGTACTTACGGAAATTGTGGAAAAAGAAAGGCGATAGAGGCAGAGGACGATGAAAAGACTCATATTAGTTCTAAGAAACGGTCTGAAGTTGATAGCAGCCTAAATAATCTGATGCAGCATAATGCTAAGCATGGTGTGACAGAAGCATTTGAAACTCTGCAGATGCAGCAAATTCCAGAG GGTATTACCTTGGAAGGGCAACATGAAAATACAGGTTCCCATTTGGTGTGTGAAAACCAAGGACAACCTCACTCAAATATTTCTGGTCTATCTGACATTGCATTTGTAGCAAGAATTGAAGGCACCATCAATGAGGAAGGTCAATGCCAGACTAAGGATATTTTCAATCAGATGGATGAAGAACATTTAGCTAGTTCTGAAAGACCTGAACAGAATAGAGAAGCCCATGACCACAGGAAATATGAGTTCCCTCACCACTCACCCGGTTACGAATCCATGGAACAAGTTGGAAAGGATCAAATAATGCCTGTTTTTGAGGGATTCATCATGCCAACTGATGATGAAAAGCCAATCTCTGATGATGGATTTAGCTTTGAGAAGCTGGATGTTCAAGATGGTATTACTGAACATGCCAGCGCGCAACAGCTGCTTTCCAAATCTGCTTCTGTGCATACACCGTTGTCACATTTCTCCACTGCATACAAGCTGCGTAAGGCACCGAACTTATACAAGTCAGTTCCAAACGGCCTTCTTGAATATATGGACGTGGGGAGCGCTTTCTATATGAATGAGTGTAATGGGGTGAACAGCTTCTCGCACACGGAAGTAGAGCAGGCTCCTTATGGAAGGTCCCACTCTGATTGCCTTCCTCTTTCATATGCCGAATCTGCTGGATGTCAGCAGAAAACCTACACATCTCCCGTTGGGAAGTTGTGGGATATAATTGCCTCCAAGTCTGGAAGttcaaaggagaaaagaagctTAAATCCTGAGCTTCCCTGCATTAGCGAAGAAAATGAGAATGTAGATGAGGCAGCTGATACATCAAAAGAGGGCATTGATTTAGATGTTAGAACAAGTGCGGCAAATAGAAAACCACTTGCTGATATTACAGAAGATCCTAATTGCCCTGCTTCAGTTTCTGATACAGAAAATGAGATGACAAGATGTAGTATAGATTCCATCAGAACAGAAATTAGTTTTGCTGGAACTCATAGAAAGGCTAAACAGAAGCCTGGGAAGCAGGAAAGCTGCAAGAGGCATAGGGCAAAGGATAGCACAACCATGCCGAAAGGGCTGAGCGGAGTGAAGAGAGCCGTGGAAGTGCCTAATAACAGGTTCAGTAAGCCGAAAAGCAGCCTCAGGAAAGGTCGCCCTGGCATCTCAGAAATGGACTCTAAATGTGACAACAACATTGTGTCTCATATGACTTCATTCTTACCACTAGTTCAACAAAAACAAACAGTTGCACCTTTCACAG GGAAGAGGGACGTTAAAGTGAGAGCTCTTGGGGCTGCTGAAGCTGCAAAACGTCAAgctgaaaagaaagagattGAACGTAAATTGAAGAAGGAGGCATTGAAACTTGAACGGGCAAGACTTGAGAAGGAAAACATGAGACAATTGGAGcttcaaaggaaaaggaaagaagaagagcagaagAAAAAATTGGCTGATATTGCCTTGAAGAAAAggcagagagaagaagaagagaggaaggagaaggaaagaaaaagaaaacgtgtTGAAGGTGCTCGGAGGAATCAAGAGAACCAAGAAGACATGCCTACCAAAAAGGAGCAGCAAGGACAAAAATATCATGCTGCA GAAAGGGGAGAATCGGGAAATAAACTCAGAAAGAATGAAACGTTAGGGACAGAAAAAAGAGGTGCTTTTCCAGAGAAGATAATGGAGAGTGAAGCTGAACCTGACCAGGGCTTAGGCTCTAAACCCTGCACGACTGAAAGAATTTGTGCAGATGGAACAAATAAG GCAATAAGCATTTTGCAAAAAGCAACAGATATTGAGGACAGCGTCAGCAATGGCAATCAAGAACAATCATATGAGATTTCGCCCTACAAATGTTCGGacgacgaagacgaagacgaagacgaagacgataCACCCAATGACAAATTTGTACCTTCTTGGGCGAG TAAAAGTCGCATGGCGCAGGCACTTTCATTACAGCAAATAGTGGATCCAGACGTAATTTTCCCTCCAGATAGTTTTTGTAGTATATCTGAAG TTGTCATGCCTCGGGAAGTTTCAGCTAAATTAGGGAGCATGCGACTTGCCAGATGA
- the LOC104449123 gene encoding NAD-dependent protein deacetylase SRT1 → MSLGYAEKLSYIEDVGEVGMREFFDLPDVLQEKIEKLAMTIKESKHLVVFTGAGISTSCGIPDFRGPKGIWTLQREGRPLPQASLPFHRAVPSMTHMALVELERAGILKFVISQNVDGLHLRSGIPREKLAELHGNSFMETCPSCGAEYFRDFEVESIGLKETSRHCSDANCGAKLRDTVLDWEDALPSKEMSCAEKHCRVADVVLCLGTSLQITPACNLPLKCLRGGGEIVIVNLQKTPKDKKASLVIRGFVDKVIAGAMNLLNMQVPPFVRIDYVQIILTKALSADEKYVNWMLRLSSVHGQKAPLPFIKSVEITFLDEEKYKAAVLHEQPFQLKRRTERTKVFEMVLKINLSNGCGCLCSQINIPFDPKVTTDCSTPDKDAVLQKLRDTAIQGLCCGQNAIIEKKIKSAPNGETSTFAIVTNIIMHNKASKAFEIEAISNRDNIKRRKRSARSNGSSRKRSKTKGSN, encoded by the exons ATTGAAAAACTTGCAATGACAATAAAAGAG AGTAAGCATCTAGTGGTGTTTACAGGTGCAGGAATATCAACATCTTGTGGCATCCCTGATTTTCGAGGTCCCAAAGGAATTTGGACACTCCAG CGTGAAGGCAGGCCATTGCCTCAAGCTTCACTTCCATTTCATCGAGCTGTACCAAGCATGACACACATGGCTTTGGTTGAACTTGAGAGGGCTGGCATTTTGAAATTTGTCATTAGTCAG AATGTCGATGGTCTCCACCTCCGGTCTGGAATCCCAAGGGAGAAGCTTGCTGAATTACATGGAAATTCATTCATGGAGACTTGTCCTTCCTGTGGAGCTGA GTACTTTCGAGACTTTGAAGTGGAGTCAATAGGACTGAAGGAGACTTCACGTCATTGTTCTGATGCAAATTGTGGAGCAAAGCTTAGAGACACAGTCCTTGATTGGGAG GATGCTTTGCCCTCAAAGGAGATGAGCTGTGCAGAGAAGCATTGTCGAGTGGCTGATGTTGTTTTGTGCTTAGGAACAAG TCTGCAGATCACTCCTGCTTGTAACTTGCCTTTGAAATGTCTACGTGGTGGAGGGGAGATTGTGATTGTAAATCTTCAG AAAACTCCAAAGGACAAGAAAGCAAGTTTGGTGATCCGCGGATTTGTAGATAAG GTTATTGCAGGTGCCATGAACTTGCTGAATATGCAGGTTCCTCCATTTGTGAGGATTGACTACGTCCAGATTATTTTAACTAAAGCTTTAAGTGCAG ATGAAAAATATGTCAACTGGATGCTCAGATTGTCTAGCGTTCATGGGCAGAAAGCTCCATTGCCATTCATCAAATCAGTTGAG ATTacttttttggatgaggaaaaatacAAAGCAGCTGTTCTTCATGAGCAACCATTTCAACTGAAAAG GAGAACAGAGAGGACAAAAGTATTTGAGATGGTCTTGAAAATTAATCTCTCTAATGGCTGCGGCTGTCTGTGCAGCCAGATTAATATCCCTTTTGATCCTAAG GTTACAACTGATTGTTCTACTCCCGATAAGGACGCAGTACTTCAGAAGCTCAGAGATACAGCAATTCAAGGCCTGTGCTGCGGTCAGAATGCCATCAtcgaaaagaaaatcaagtcaGCCCCCAATGGGGAGACCTCCACATTTGCCATCGTCACCAACATCATCATGCACAATAAAGCCTCCAAGGCGTTTGAAATTGAGGCGATAAGCAACAGGGACAACATCAAGAGGCGTAAAAGAAGCGCGAGAAGCAATGGATCCTCCCGGAAGCGATCTAAGACGAAAGGATCGAACTAA